A stretch of Carnobacteriaceae bacterium zg-C25 DNA encodes these proteins:
- a CDS encoding 3-oxoacid CoA-transferase subunit B: protein MKPKEIIARRVALEFKDGDVVNLGFGIPNASADYIPDGVNVVLQAENGALRFGATPDKDHYHPNLANSGGAPITLLPGASLFDIQTSFAIIRGGHVDATVLGALEVSQDGSIANWYIPGKFAPGMGGAMDLLVGAKRVIAAIQHATSDGESKVLKQCSLPLSAKGVVDLVITDLAVLGFQDGKYLLKELAPGVTLEEVLAKTEGEVIVSDDLKTMPI, encoded by the coding sequence ATGAAACCAAAAGAAATTATTGCACGTCGAGTGGCTTTAGAATTTAAAGATGGAGATGTTGTCAACTTAGGATTTGGTATTCCAAATGCCTCTGCAGACTACATTCCTGATGGCGTTAATGTTGTATTACAAGCAGAAAATGGCGCTTTACGTTTTGGAGCAACGCCGGATAAAGATCATTATCATCCTAATTTAGCTAACTCTGGTGGCGCACCAATTACATTATTACCAGGTGCATCGCTATTTGATATTCAAACGTCGTTTGCGATTATTCGTGGTGGACACGTTGATGCAACAGTTTTAGGTGCATTAGAAGTGTCACAAGATGGTAGCATTGCAAACTGGTATATTCCGGGTAAATTTGCACCGGGTATGGGTGGTGCGATGGACCTTTTAGTAGGTGCAAAACGTGTTATTGCTGCTATTCAACACGCTACAAGTGATGGTGAGTCTAAAGTATTAAAACAATGTTCTTTACCGCTATCAGCAAAAGGTGTTGTTGATTTAGTCATTACAGACTTAGCCGTTTTAGGATTCCAAGACGGTAAATATTTATTGAAAGAATTAGCACCTGGTGTCACTTTAGAAGAAGTTTTAGCTAAAACAGAGGGTGAAGTGATTGTATCAGATGATTTGAAAACGATGCCAATTTAA
- a CDS encoding CoA transferase subunit A — MKIVSLQEAISLMKPKQTVGISGFLGVGEPFELIEEVIRQNHNDLTIVSVVTAHPGKEIGVGRLCEAQLVKKYVAAHVGTSPAAQKEFFSGNMEVEFTPMGTVVERLHAAGAGLGAVLTPTGVGTILEEKQEKVVRNGKEYLIYDPLKLDVALIKATKADKYGNLYCDGTTKNISLQLALAADTVIVEVNDIVEVGEIDPNDVYIPGILVDYVVQGLTPQEHHKMMGDLWTETKKLAGV; from the coding sequence ATGAAAATTGTATCTTTACAAGAAGCTATTTCTCTAATGAAGCCAAAACAAACCGTAGGTATTTCGGGATTTCTAGGTGTGGGTGAGCCATTTGAATTAATTGAAGAAGTGATTCGTCAAAATCACAACGATTTAACAATCGTTTCCGTAGTTACAGCACATCCGGGTAAAGAAATTGGTGTGGGTCGCTTGTGTGAAGCACAGCTTGTTAAAAAATATGTAGCCGCTCACGTTGGGACATCACCTGCTGCTCAAAAAGAATTTTTTAGCGGTAACATGGAAGTAGAATTTACGCCAATGGGAACAGTTGTTGAACGTTTACACGCTGCAGGTGCTGGTTTAGGCGCGGTATTAACACCAACAGGTGTAGGAACAATTTTAGAAGAAAAACAAGAAAAAGTTGTCCGCAATGGAAAAGAATATTTAATTTACGATCCATTGAAATTGGATGTTGCTTTAATTAAAGCGACAAAAGCGGATAAATATGGAAACTTATACTGTGACGGTACAACAAAAAATATTTCGTTACAACTGGCATTAGCTGCAGATACAGTTATTGTAGAAGTAAATGATATTGTTGAGGTTGGTGAAATTGACCCTAATGACGTTTACATTCCAGGTATTTTAGTCGATTACGTTGTTCAAGGATTAACACCACAAGAACACCATAAAATGATGGGTGATTTGTGGACTGAAACTAAAAAATTAGCAGGGGTATAA
- a CDS encoding enoyl-CoA hydratase/isomerase family protein, with protein MSQTVLLEIKEGIGYITINRPEALNALSSQVLDDLNGVLETIEKSDDVRVVVLTGAGEKAFVAGADIKEMDQMTPIQAFEYMTYANDTFTRLSDLKQPTIAVLNGYALGGGLELALSTDIRIGHERTVVGFPEVGLGIIPGFAGTQRMSRLIGTSRTKELIFTARTIKGQEAYDLGILNHLVSTEALLTTAQELATQIMKNAPLAVEKAKHVIQVGAELPLKNAIRLETEAEALLFATEDKVEGMRAFVEKRKATFNRK; from the coding sequence ATGAGCCAAACAGTATTGTTAGAAATTAAAGAAGGCATTGGTTACATTACAATTAATCGTCCAGAAGCATTAAATGCTTTAAGCTCACAAGTGTTAGATGATTTAAATGGCGTATTGGAAACAATTGAAAAGAGTGATGATGTACGCGTTGTTGTTTTAACAGGTGCAGGTGAAAAAGCTTTTGTCGCTGGAGCAGATATTAAAGAAATGGATCAAATGACACCTATTCAAGCGTTTGAATATATGACCTATGCCAATGATACGTTCACGCGTTTATCCGATTTAAAACAACCGACAATCGCTGTATTAAATGGATATGCATTGGGTGGCGGATTAGAATTGGCACTATCAACAGATATTCGTATTGGTCATGAAAGAACAGTTGTTGGCTTCCCTGAAGTTGGATTGGGAATTATTCCTGGTTTTGCAGGTACACAAAGAATGTCTCGCTTAATTGGAACAAGTCGTACAAAAGAGTTGATTTTTACGGCACGTACCATTAAAGGACAAGAAGCCTATGACTTAGGCATACTTAACCATTTAGTTTCAACAGAAGCGTTATTAACAACTGCGCAAGAATTAGCAACGCAAATTATGAAAAATGCACCTTTGGCAGTTGAAAAAGCAAAACATGTCATTCAAGTTGGTGCAGAGTTACCATTGAAAAATGCCATTCGTTTAGAAACCGAAGCAGAAGCGTTATTATTTGCAACAGAAGATAAAGTGGAAGGCATGCGTGCCTTTGTTGAAAAACGTAAAGCAACATTTAATCGTAAATAA
- a CDS encoding OFA family MFS transporter → MKKTPNRWLILVAAIVTNLTLGIGYAWSVFQAALLKANEAQGWKLSQTSLAFSISFAMVPVGMIIFGPKVDKQGPKKFVLLGGILFGLGMILTGFAATSIPVLYATYGVLLGLGIGSAYGAATSVAVKWFPDKKGLAGGLTAAGFGSGPIIFSPIIQGMIGSVGVYDTFKILGVVCLVILAGASTVMVKAPDTTSANASAPAPTGKTYKEMVREKNFWLLWAVYTIGATGGMMIIGTASDIAKTYNLIDPVQMVMVVGLANTFGRIFWGSISDKIGRYLTVVAMFITVGVGMFLLASNQTLGAIFGVVGTLCVALSFGGFLGAFPGITAENWGVKNAGSNYGWMFTAYGVAAIFGPSLGTSIKTANNGDYTVAFYIVMAMAVIGMALQLLYIKQKNKAN, encoded by the coding sequence ATGAAAAAAACACCAAATCGCTGGCTGATTTTAGTTGCAGCCATTGTAACGAACTTAACTTTAGGTATTGGATATGCTTGGTCTGTATTCCAAGCGGCATTATTGAAAGCAAATGAAGCGCAAGGATGGAAATTATCACAAACTTCATTAGCATTTAGTATCTCATTTGCAATGGTTCCGGTTGGAATGATTATCTTTGGTCCAAAAGTAGATAAACAAGGTCCGAAAAAATTCGTTTTATTGGGCGGAATTTTATTTGGATTAGGTATGATTTTAACAGGATTTGCAGCAACCTCTATCCCTGTATTATATGCAACCTATGGGGTTCTATTAGGTTTAGGTATTGGTTCTGCATATGGAGCAGCAACATCAGTTGCTGTAAAATGGTTCCCAGATAAAAAAGGTTTAGCTGGTGGTTTAACCGCAGCAGGTTTTGGTTCTGGACCAATCATTTTCTCTCCAATCATTCAAGGAATGATTGGTAGCGTTGGCGTCTACGATACATTTAAAATTTTAGGTGTGGTCTGTTTAGTGATTTTAGCAGGTGCATCAACCGTTATGGTAAAAGCTCCAGATACAACATCAGCTAATGCTAGTGCACCAGCTCCAACTGGAAAAACGTATAAAGAAATGGTACGTGAGAAAAACTTCTGGTTATTGTGGGCTGTGTACACAATCGGTGCTACTGGTGGTATGATGATTATCGGTACAGCGAGTGATATTGCAAAAACATATAATTTAATTGATCCAGTTCAAATGGTCATGGTTGTTGGTTTAGCGAACACATTTGGACGTATTTTCTGGGGAAGTATCTCTGATAAAATCGGTCGTTATTTAACGGTTGTTGCAATGTTTATTACCGTTGGAGTGGGTATGTTCTTGCTAGCAAGCAATCAAACGTTAGGTGCCATTTTCGGTGTAGTTGGTACACTTTGTGTGGCATTAAGTTTCGGTGGATTTTTAGGGGCGTTCCCTGGTATCACTGCAGAAAACTGGGGTGTTAAAAATGCAGGTTCAAACTACGGTTGGATGTTCACCGCTTACGGTGTTGCGGCAATCTTTGGTCCTTCATTAGGAACATCTATTAAAACGGCTAATAATGGTGATTATACGGTTGCGTTCTACATTGTTATGGCAATGGCTGTAATCGGTATGGCATTGCAATTGCTATACATTAAACAAAAAAATAAAGCAAATTAA
- a CDS encoding acetyl-CoA C-acetyltransferase, which produces MKEVVIVSAVRTPIGSYGGSLKDVSAVELGTLVIKSALERANLKPEQVDEVIMGNVLSAGLGQNVARQMSIHAGLPQTVPAFTINKVCGSGLKTVQLAAQAVMCGDADIVVAGGAENMSQAAYVLNNQRWGARMGNTTVVDTMINDGLSDAFNNIHMGITAENVSEQYGITREMQDAFAVSSQNKAEAAIKANRFKEEIVPVVIPQRKGDPIVFDTDEYVRFGATVEGLGKLRPAFKKDGTVTAGNSSGINDGAAAVVVMSADKAKELGLPIIAKITSYASAGLDPKIMGCGPIYATQKALAKGGLTVADLDLIESNEAFASQSCAVAKELQLDADKINVNGGAIALGHPIGASGCRILVTLLHEMEKRDAKRGLATLCIGGGMGTALIVERP; this is translated from the coding sequence ATGAAAGAAGTAGTTATAGTATCTGCAGTACGTACACCGATTGGATCTTATGGTGGTTCATTAAAAGATGTCAGTGCTGTGGAATTAGGAACATTAGTCATCAAGTCAGCGTTAGAACGTGCTAATTTAAAACCAGAACAAGTAGATGAAGTCATTATGGGAAATGTTTTATCTGCTGGTTTAGGACAAAACGTGGCAAGACAAATGAGTATTCATGCAGGGCTTCCACAAACAGTACCTGCTTTTACAATTAATAAAGTGTGTGGTTCAGGGTTAAAAACAGTTCAATTAGCAGCACAAGCCGTTATGTGTGGCGATGCAGATATTGTCGTTGCAGGTGGTGCAGAAAACATGTCACAAGCAGCGTATGTGTTGAATAATCAACGTTGGGGTGCACGTATGGGCAACACAACTGTCGTTGATACAATGATTAACGATGGTTTATCAGATGCATTTAACAACATTCATATGGGAATTACAGCGGAAAATGTATCAGAGCAATATGGCATTACACGTGAAATGCAAGATGCTTTTGCGGTATCTTCTCAAAATAAAGCAGAAGCTGCTATTAAAGCAAATCGCTTTAAAGAAGAAATCGTCCCTGTTGTGATTCCACAACGTAAAGGGGATCCAATCGTCTTTGATACAGATGAATATGTTCGCTTTGGTGCTACAGTTGAAGGCTTGGGCAAATTACGTCCAGCGTTCAAAAAAGATGGAACCGTAACAGCAGGAAATTCATCTGGTATTAACGATGGTGCAGCAGCAGTAGTTGTGATGAGTGCAGACAAAGCAAAAGAATTAGGTTTACCAATTATCGCTAAAATTACGTCTTACGCTAGTGCTGGATTAGATCCAAAAATTATGGGGTGTGGTCCAATTTATGCCACACAAAAAGCGTTGGCAAAAGGTGGTTTAACCGTTGCTGATTTAGATTTAATCGAATCTAATGAAGCGTTTGCGTCACAATCTTGTGCCGTAGCCAAAGAATTACAATTAGATGCAGACAAAATCAATGTGAATGGTGGCGCAATTGCTTTAGGCCATCCAATTGGTGCGTCAGGTTGCCGTATTTTAGTAACTTTATTACATGAAATGGAAAAACGTGATGCTAAACGTGGTTTAGCAACATTGTGTATCGGTGGGGGTATGGGTACAGCGTTAATCGTTGAGCGTCCATAA
- a CDS encoding 3-hydroxybutyryl-CoA dehydrogenase — MEIKNVMIIGSGQMGSGIAQVFAQSGYTVYLNDIKAEFVERGINGIKKQLERAVDKGRLTTEVLEETLNRLIPSTTYEDAKNVQLVIEAATENRDIKLSIFKQLDEITAPTTILASNTSSLSITDIAAATTHQERVIGMHFFNPAPVMKLVEVISALQTSSDVVEKVREISEKIGKTPVGVKDAYGFVVNRVLIPMINEAIFILSEGVASASEIDAAMKLGANHPIGPLALADLIGLDVCLAIMNVLNTGFGDTKYRPAPLLKKMVEAGKLGRKTNEGFFKY, encoded by the coding sequence GTCAAATGGGTAGCGGTATTGCGCAAGTGTTTGCACAATCAGGGTATACCGTTTATTTAAATGATATTAAAGCAGAATTTGTTGAACGTGGTATCAACGGCATCAAAAAACAATTGGAACGTGCTGTTGACAAAGGACGCTTAACAACTGAAGTGTTAGAAGAAACGCTAAATCGTTTAATCCCATCTACGACATATGAAGATGCCAAAAATGTACAATTAGTCATTGAAGCAGCAACTGAAAATCGTGACATTAAATTAAGTATTTTCAAACAATTAGATGAAATCACTGCACCTACAACAATTTTAGCATCAAATACGTCATCGTTATCAATTACAGATATCGCTGCCGCAACAACACATCAAGAACGTGTTATTGGTATGCATTTCTTCAATCCAGCGCCAGTAATGAAATTGGTTGAAGTCATTAGTGCGTTACAAACATCTAGTGATGTGGTCGAAAAAGTGCGTGAAATTTCTGAAAAAATTGGTAAAACACCGGTTGGTGTAAAAGATGCGTACGGTTTCGTTGTGAATCGTGTATTAATTCCAATGATTAATGAAGCCATTTTCATTTTAAGTGAAGGTGTTGCCAGTGCGTCTGAAATTGATGCGGCAATGAAACTAGGGGCAAACCATCCAATTGGACCTTTAGCTTTAGCGGATTTAATTGGATTAGACGTTTGCTTAGCCATTATGAACGTATTAAATACAGGGTTTGGTGATACAAAATATCGCCCAGCACCATTGTTGAAAAAAATGGTAGAAGCTGGTAAATTAGGACGTAAAACAAACGAAGGTTTTTTCAAATATTAA